The DNA region GTAAGTGAAGCCGTCAGGAAGGCCGTCAAGCTGGCCAGAGCTGCCTCCCGCGTTAGAAACGAGCCGATGGTTTTCAGCGAGGAGGACTTCCACCGCGTCTCCTACAAGGTCAAGATGAAGAAGGACTTCAGGGATGTCTCCCCGGAGGAAAAGATGGAGCTCCTCAGGAAGGTCGAGGAGGAAGTTAAAGCAACGGGCGTAAACGTGCCAATGCGATATCTTGGCTACTCCGACGGGCTCTGGAAGAAGATCTTCATCAACAGCGAGGGAGCATATGTGAAGAGCAAAATCCCGCGTGTTTCCATAACCTACAACCTCGTGGTTTTTGAAAACGGCCAGATGGAGCAGGCCCCCTTCGTCCAGAGGGCGTTCTCCGGTGGGCTGGAGCTCATCGAGAAGGACGAGCCGTGGAGCTGGGCGGTTAAGGACGTCCAGGCCCTAAAGAAGCTCATCTATGAGGGACAGAAGCCACCGGAGGGGAAAGTGGATCTGGTCATAAGCCCAGAGGTCGCTGGGATAGCCGTCCACGAGAGCGTCGGCCATCCATACGAGGCCGACAGGATTTTCGGAAGGGAAGCGGCCCAGGCCGGGGAGAGTTTCGTAAAGCCGGACATGCTCGGCGAGAGGATCGGGAGTGAAGCCGTCACCGTCATAGAGGACCCGACGATACCGAACAGCTGGGGGTTCTACCTCTACGATGACGAGGGCGTCAAGGCGAGACCGCGCTACCTCATCAAGGACGGAATCATCACCGAGTTCCTCACCAACAGAGAATACGCGGCAAAGCTCGGGCAGCGGTCAAACGCTTCAGCCAGAGCCATCAACTACAATCGCGAGCCGATAGTGAGGATGGCCAACACCTACCTCGCGCCCGGTGACTACTCCTTCGAGGAGCTGATTGAGGAGGTCAAGCTCGGCGTCTACATGGTGTCCTTCAACGAGTGGAACATCGACGACAGGCGTTACCAGCAGAGGTACATCGGAAGGGAGGCCTACCTCATCGAGAACGGCGAGATAAAGCACCCTGTCAGGAGGCCTATCCTTGAGATAACGACGAGGGCGCTCTGGAGCAGCGTCGATGCCGTCGGCAAAGAGGTCGAGTTCTTCCCGGGAACCTGCGGCAAAGGCGAGCCCGGGCAGGGAGTGCCCGTCTGGATGGGCGGGGCGCATGCAAGGCTCAGGGACATACCGCTGAGGAGGCCGTGAGGTGGTGGGGATGTTTGACGTTAACGAGTTCATCCTTAAGAAGGCCAAAGAGCTCGGCTTCGGCGACGTCGTCGTTCTCGGCTACGAGATGAACAGGCGCCAGGTCCGCTTCGCCAACAACGAGATAACCGTCGCCAAGAACTGGCACGAGAGGAAGGTCGAGCTCTTCGTGGAGCTGGAGAAGAGGGTAGCTGGTACAACTATAACCGAGCTGAGCGAGGAGAACATCGAGCGGACCTTGAAAACGCTCCTGAACAACATGAAGGGAATGGCGCCGAAGGAGGACTACTACGGCATCGCCGAGGGGCCGTTCCAGTATAGGGATATCCCGGAGACCTTCGATAGGGCAATAGTCGAGCTGGACGAGCCGAACGAGTACGTAGAGAGGGCAATCAACTCTGCACTTGAGGAGGGAGCTAAGAGGGTGGCGGGAGTTCTCTACACCGACCACAACAGGCTTTACTTAACCACGAGCAATGGCGTTGAAGCCTTCGACGAGGGGACGGGGATAGAGATAAGCGTTAGGGCATTCATCGGTGACCTTGAGAGCGGGCACGGGACGAACTCGGTTCGCGTTCTCAAGAAGTTCGACCCTGAAAGTGCCGGAAGAAAGGCCGGTGAGATTGCAAAGCTCGCTCAGAACCCGGAGCAGGGGCCGGAAGGGAAGTTCGACGTCATCTTTGACCCCTTAGCCTTCGCCAACCTGCTGAGCTACATGAGCTTCATGACATCGGCCTACGCGGCAGAGGCCGGTTTTAGCTTCCTGGTGAACAAGCTCGGGGGGAAGGTTGCCAACGAGGTCGTCACGATAAAGGACGTCGGCAACATGCCCAACGGCTACGGAACGAGGAAGTTCGACGACGAAGGAGTTCCAACGAGGGAAACGACGATAATCGAGAACGGAACCTTCAAGAGCTTCCTGCTCAACACGAGCATGGCGAAGAAGTACGGGACGGAGACAACGGCCAACGCTGGCTTGACTATGCCCCACGCGTGGAACATCGTCCTAGAGCCCGGTGAATACTCCAGAGAGGAGCTCTTCAGCGAGGTCAGGAAGGGCATATACATCACCAACGTCTGGTACACGCGCTTCCAGAACTACGTAACAGGCGACTTCTCGACCATTCCGAGGGATGGAATATTCCTCGTTGAGAATGGCGGGCTGAGGCCTGTAAGGAACATCCGCGTCAGTGACAACCTCCAGAGGGTACTCGAGGGGATCAAGGCCCTTGGAAAGGAGGGCCATCACATCCACTGGTGGGAGGTCAACACGCCGGTCTCAACGCCCTACGTGCTCGTGGGGGACGTCGGAATAACGAGGGCCACCAAGTGACTTGCCTTCTAAAAATTTTTTAATTTTTGTCGTGAAAATTCGAGTTAATTTTTAAGCAGTTGTTGAGTTCTTTGCGAAGATGGCCAAATATCGGGATATTAGTGAATATTTTTCAGCCAGGGTGCAAGAACACGCGTTTTTATCATTGTAACGAAATTCGTATATATTATTTGCATATTATTTTCACTGGCGGTGAACATGGTAACCGAAAAGGATTACAAGCATATGGGTGTTACGGATGTTTTTAAAGAGTTGGGAACATCAGGTGAGGGACTCTCAACGGAGGAGGCAGAAAGAAGATTAAGGGAATACGGACCAAACGAAATTCCGGAAAAGAAGGTAAACCCTATAATGAAGTTCCTCTCCTACTTCTGGGGGCCGATACCGTGGATGATAGAGATAGCAGCTGTCCTCTCCGCGATTGTCCGGCACTGGGCGGACTTCTGGATAATCATGATTCTCCTCGCGCTCAACGGCGTTGTCGGATTCTGGGAGGAGCACAAGGCCGAGAACGTTATAGAGTTCCTGAAGCAGAAGATGGCCCTCCAGGCCAGGGTTCTCCGCGACGGCAAATGGAAGGTCGTACCGGCCAGGGAGCTTGTACCCGGCGATATCATCCGTCTCCGGATGGGGGACATCATCCCAGCCGATGTTAAGCTGACGGACGGGGAGTACCTCATGGTGGACGAGTCAGCCCTGACCGGTGAGTCCCTGCCCGTGGAGAAGAAGGCAGGGGACATCGCGTTCTCTGGTGCACTCGTCAAGAAAGGTGAGATGACCGCCGTCGTTACGGGAACCGGCCTGAACACGTACTTCGGCAAGACCGTCCAGCTCGTTGAGAGCGCCAAGACCGTCAGCTCATTCCAGAAGATGGTCATACGTGTGGGCGACTACCTCATAATACTCTCCCTTCTCCTCGTCTCGGTCGTCTTCCTTGTTGCGATCCATCGGCACGAGAGCCTTATCGAGGCACTCCGCTTCAGTCTCGTCCTTATAGTGGCGGCGATCCCGGCGGCGATGCCGGCTGTTCTCTCCATAACAATGGCAATAGGTGCGCTGAACCTCGCCAAGAGGCAGGCGGTGGTTACCAAACTGGTTGCCATCGAGGAACTGGCGGGGGTTGACGTCCTCTGCTCAGATAAGACCGGAACCTTAACCAAGAACGAACTCACCGTTGGCGACACGGTTCCATTCAACGGTTACTCGGAGAGTGATGTCGTCCTGTACGGGGCCCTGGCGAGCAGGGAAGAGGACAACGACCCCATAGACCTTGCCATTCTCAGGGCACTGGAGGGGTTCGGCCTCAAGGAAGCTATCAGGAAGTTTAGACAGACCCATTTTACCCCATTTGACCCGGTCATAAAGAGAACCGAGGCGGAGATAAGCAACGACGAGAGGTTTAAGGTTGCCAAGGGGGCCCCACAGGTTATCCTCGACCTATGTGATGTCCAAGAAGGGCTCAAAAAGGAGGCAATCAAGAAAGTTGATGAGCTGGCCGAGGAAGGCTACAGGGCACTGGGCGTGGCCAGGACGAAGGGGGGAAGATGGGAGTTTGTCGGGATAATTCCTCTCTTTGATCCTCCGAGGGACGATGCACCGAAGGCCATCCGGGCGATAAGAAAGCTCGGCGTCAACGTCAAGATGGTCACGGGTGACCACATAGCCATAGCAAGGCACATCGCTAAAATATTGGGTCTCGGGACGAGGATAGTTTCTATGACGGAGCTTCTCAAGGCGAAGAGGGACTCAGAGGTGGAGCATCTGGTGGAGAAGGCCGACGGGTTCTCCGAGGTCTTTCCAGAGCATAAGTTCAGGATCGTTGACGCACTTCAGAGAACCGGGCATATGGTGGCCATGACCGGCGATGGCGTTAACGACGCTCCCGCGCTGAAGAAGGCCAACTGCGGCATAGCGGTTTCGGGGGCGACAGATGCCGCGCGGGCGGCGGCCGATGTCGTCCTCCTCCAGCCTGGCCTCTCGGTTATAGCCCACGCCGTTGAGGAGGCGAGGAGGATCTTCCAGAGGATGGAGAGCTACGTTGTTTACAGGATAACCGAGACGATAAGGGTGCTGTTCTTCGTCACGTTCGCCATACTGGTCTTCAATTTCTATCCTATAACGGCCATCATGATAGTTCTGCTGGCACTCTTCAACGACGCCCCGATACTGGCCATAGCGTACGACAATGTGGTCACCCCACGCAAACCCGTCCGCTGGGATATGTACAAGGTTCTCGTCCTCTCCACACTCCTCGGCTTCGTCGGAGTGGTAAGCTCGTTCCTCCTGTTCTACATAGCTGATAGGGTTCTCCTACTGAGCAGACCGGAGATCCAGTCTTTCATCTTCCTCAAGCTGGCCGTCGCCGGTCATCTCACGATATTCGTCACGAGGGCCAGAGGGCACCTCTGGGAGAGGCCATACCCCAGCGGTCTGCTGTTCTGGTCGGCGGTAATCACCAAACTCCTCGCAACCCTGATAGTGGTTTACGGTATATTCGTGACACCGATAGGCTGGAAACTCGCCGGACTCATCTGGGGTTACGCCCTCGTGTGGATGCTGGCTATAGACGGGGCCAAGGTGGTAGTCCTCAAAAGGATGGAGGGACTGTGATATCTCACCAACACCGGGTTCAGGTGTCCGCCTGGCCATGTTTTTCATGTTTTCTGTCCAGATACCCACGTGACTATGCCGGGACGGAAACCTTAATATGCCCTAACCTGAACCAAGAACGCGAGGTTGGAACATGCTGGAGATACTAAACG from Thermococcus sp. includes:
- a CDS encoding TldD/PmbA family protein; translation: VSEAVRKAVKLARAASRVRNEPMVFSEEDFHRVSYKVKMKKDFRDVSPEEKMELLRKVEEEVKATGVNVPMRYLGYSDGLWKKIFINSEGAYVKSKIPRVSITYNLVVFENGQMEQAPFVQRAFSGGLELIEKDEPWSWAVKDVQALKKLIYEGQKPPEGKVDLVISPEVAGIAVHESVGHPYEADRIFGREAAQAGESFVKPDMLGERIGSEAVTVIEDPTIPNSWGFYLYDDEGVKARPRYLIKDGIITEFLTNREYAAKLGQRSNASARAINYNREPIVRMANTYLAPGDYSFEELIEEVKLGVYMVSFNEWNIDDRRYQQRYIGREAYLIENGEIKHPVRRPILEITTRALWSSVDAVGKEVEFFPGTCGKGEPGQGVPVWMGGAHARLRDIPLRRP
- a CDS encoding TldD/PmbA family protein, whose protein sequence is MFDVNEFILKKAKELGFGDVVVLGYEMNRRQVRFANNEITVAKNWHERKVELFVELEKRVAGTTITELSEENIERTLKTLLNNMKGMAPKEDYYGIAEGPFQYRDIPETFDRAIVELDEPNEYVERAINSALEEGAKRVAGVLYTDHNRLYLTTSNGVEAFDEGTGIEISVRAFIGDLESGHGTNSVRVLKKFDPESAGRKAGEIAKLAQNPEQGPEGKFDVIFDPLAFANLLSYMSFMTSAYAAEAGFSFLVNKLGGKVANEVVTIKDVGNMPNGYGTRKFDDEGVPTRETTIIENGTFKSFLLNTSMAKKYGTETTANAGLTMPHAWNIVLEPGEYSREELFSEVRKGIYITNVWYTRFQNYVTGDFSTIPRDGIFLVENGGLRPVRNIRVSDNLQRVLEGIKALGKEGHHIHWWEVNTPVSTPYVLVGDVGITRATK
- a CDS encoding plasma-membrane proton-efflux P-type ATPase, with the protein product MVTEKDYKHMGVTDVFKELGTSGEGLSTEEAERRLREYGPNEIPEKKVNPIMKFLSYFWGPIPWMIEIAAVLSAIVRHWADFWIIMILLALNGVVGFWEEHKAENVIEFLKQKMALQARVLRDGKWKVVPARELVPGDIIRLRMGDIIPADVKLTDGEYLMVDESALTGESLPVEKKAGDIAFSGALVKKGEMTAVVTGTGLNTYFGKTVQLVESAKTVSSFQKMVIRVGDYLIILSLLLVSVVFLVAIHRHESLIEALRFSLVLIVAAIPAAMPAVLSITMAIGALNLAKRQAVVTKLVAIEELAGVDVLCSDKTGTLTKNELTVGDTVPFNGYSESDVVLYGALASREEDNDPIDLAILRALEGFGLKEAIRKFRQTHFTPFDPVIKRTEAEISNDERFKVAKGAPQVILDLCDVQEGLKKEAIKKVDELAEEGYRALGVARTKGGRWEFVGIIPLFDPPRDDAPKAIRAIRKLGVNVKMVTGDHIAIARHIAKILGLGTRIVSMTELLKAKRDSEVEHLVEKADGFSEVFPEHKFRIVDALQRTGHMVAMTGDGVNDAPALKKANCGIAVSGATDAARAAADVVLLQPGLSVIAHAVEEARRIFQRMESYVVYRITETIRVLFFVTFAILVFNFYPITAIMIVLLALFNDAPILAIAYDNVVTPRKPVRWDMYKVLVLSTLLGFVGVVSSFLLFYIADRVLLLSRPEIQSFIFLKLAVAGHLTIFVTRARGHLWERPYPSGLLFWSAVITKLLATLIVVYGIFVTPIGWKLAGLIWGYALVWMLAIDGAKVVVLKRMEGL